In Sesamum indicum cultivar Zhongzhi No. 13 linkage group LG1, S_indicum_v1.0, whole genome shotgun sequence, the sequence tgcttctttttccttttgatgCGAAGAGCTAGTTCATGTTTTCCTGACAGATAGTCATGCTATGTATATTCAAGAAAGTTTTTGTTAAAGATTCCCAAATTGTATGAGTTTTGTCCAATAAGATGAGCCCTGGAAATCAGctcatttcttgttttgtgTATGCTTTCAAGTTTATACAAAAGATCAACATGCTGGTTGCTTTTTTAGttttccctttatttttcctccaaaatacGCGAGTCATGGTATGAAGCTTTCTAATAGCATGATTTGCATCAAAAGTTTCTTGCGACTTCTCTTCCTCGAATTGTTTGATGCTTATACGGGTAGTTAtgttattttagaaatatacaAGAAATGAAGTTAcctaaagtttgatataatacTATATGAAATATGAGGGAAAGTTCTTATTTCAGTATAAATCCTCTATTTGTTCTGAAGCTTATAGAATATCCGGATCATGTGGCTGCATTCCTTCTTGTTCTATACTAGTTGATTAGGTTATAGCAAGACTCGTCTTCTGATGCTCACAAACCTCTGGTCCTTTCTCAACAGAGTTAGGCAAAGAGCTGCATCGATACTGATGTAAGGTTACATGTAACTATCAACCATGGTTTTCACACTTAAACCAACTGAGCAAGCAAATTTGACAATCGTACCTAATTGATCACATTATGTTTCCTAATACGAGCATGTATATCTTAAGGTTGTCTGAGTTTGTGCAGAGGTAGAAGTCGCGATGTCTGACTTGTTCTTTAGCATCTATCTGGTTGTTGCATCATGCATGGTATTAAACAGGATAAAATTTAGCCGATTGTTAGCTAAAGCTGAAGTTCCTGCCCTGCATGCTACTTGGGTGGAAACACAAATTTTCTTGAGTTTTTCGACTTGATAAGACGATGATATACCAAGAACGGCGATATTGCTTATATTATACTCCTACTTATGTTTTAGGCTGCAATTTTCCCTCTGGCCATCCGGTTGAGAGTTAAtgtgattttcaaaattaagagatttttctacaattttcaCAAACCTCTGAGGTATTTATGTGATTTCCTGTCATTTATTGTGTTTCATGCCCCCAGAAAAGAGAGCTTTCCTgtttcatacaaaaatattgctTCGGCCCTCGTTGCAAAGATTCGGGCATGACTTCTCAGGGACAGGGCAACCCAAACATTTGAACACCTAATGATGCTTACAAAGACTGTTCTAAAGGAACTTGCAGCTCATATTGTCCACAATGGTGCAACATAGAAAGAACAAAGGATGAAATTTCTGTCCTAAAACTCTCCCTAATTCTCATAGCACTGATGACTACTGGAGACTTTGCAACCCTGATGCTAACCAATTTCGGCTAAGAAACCACCTCAAGAGACGAGACGGGCGTCGGGCTACAGAGTCATGGGCGTAATCCAATGAGATCAACCACAGCCCATTTAGAGAAAATGTGCCTGGCTCGGATCCACAACTCATCGGGCCACCTAGAGTTTACATTACAAGAAGGGTGGTAAAGAAGCAAGGCCTGGTCTTGTCTTAAAAAGAAGCAATGCGTTGTCTGCCtcagtttctttctttcaagaAAACACGAGGGttcttttcttgaataaaTGCAAAAACGCTTTTCATGTTAAACATAACATGGTTAGCATCCAACAAGAGTTGTCGACCCATCGATCGTTCAGATATTGCTGACTGACGACGGAACATTTTCTTGCATCCTATAAGCGTAACTTCACAGACTtgcaattgaaaattcaatccgCGATCACATGCTGAAGTATCAACATCAAGAAGGAAACAACATCAACATCCTGTTTTCCTGTAATAGCACACTGTAAATTCCCACTGAATCAGATTGAAAATTGTGAGATAATTGCGAAAATCTTGGCTCCCAATCGAGAAACAGAAGTTGATAACACGCTTTTCTTATgacttaaaaattgtaaatattcttCTCTAATATGGctagaataaattactatatgtatatacatacactGTTATTTAAATAGAGAATCACATATCCATTAATAAGTCCAAAAGGAACAGCACTGCAATTTGAGTTTCAAGTCTTTGTTTCcaaccctctctctctcttgtcaACCTCTATATCATCCACTCTGCAAGAACCGTCAAACAGACCAGCAAAAATGCCTGAGAACACTACAGAATACCCCATCAAGACAGTGGTGGTCCTAGTCCAAGAAAACCGATCATTCGATCACGTCCTAGGATGGATGAAGTCCATCAACCCCGATATCGACGGCGTGACTGGGAAAGAATCGAACCCTATATCCACCTCAGAACGCATTCACTACAGCGACAAATCAGGGTTCGTGGAGCCTGATCCCGGCCACTCATTCGAAGCAACATACGAGCAAATCTACGGCGTTCCATGGGACCAGGCCTCGGCTTCAGGCCACAACCTGTCTCCGACGATGGAAGGTTTTGCTCAGCAAGCAGAAAGTATACAGAAAGGAATGGCCAACATAGTGATGAACGGATTCAGGCCCGAATCAGTGCCGGTTTACAAAGAGCTGGTGCAAGAGTTTGCAGTTTGCGATCGGTGGTTCTCGTCGGCTCCCACTCTGACGCAGCCAAACAGGCTTTTCATACACTCGGGAACATCGTACGGGGCGACAGCGAACGACACGAAAATGCTGGTGGAAGGGTATCCGCAGAAGACCATCTTTGAGTCGGTGGAGGAGGGCGGGTTCGAGTTCGGGATTTACTATCAGTACCCGCCTTCCACTCTCTTCTACAGGTACTCTTTCATCTTTCGTTTTTACTAATTTGGGGGAGAAAAACAGAAGTTGCATTCTTGGCTCCGGAATAtgatttctttcatatttaCTTGTTGTCTTGCTCATTTTTTGCTTTGTCTGGattcaaaacataaaaataccacatgaattacaataaaaaattcaatcaatatttatgataGTGTCTGGATAAGTTTGTAAGTTCATTTACTATCATATCTTGTAAAATTAGTGAAAggtcataaaatattacaaaatatttggcaaatttttcataaaagtaGCTTATAACTTTCGAAAATACGATGATAaggatttataaatttatttgattttcttttaaacttttaatgggattctttaataatatcttattgATTAGGTgaaaaactataatatttaaaattgtatgtTAGTCTTCCGTTTCacataataattgtaattaaggATATGATGCATGATTGGGCCATTGAGGAAGATGTGGACAAGCTTTATCTATATGCAGTTTGCACCAtgcttaatttatttgattaaaaatagtGATTAGTTAAAAGCAATTATATTAGTGATGCACCAACACCTTTAATCctatttaattaagttaattgaGCCCACagattatatacatatatatatatatatatgctccAAGTTGTCACAACTCACAAGCCCaccatgtattttttatgcaaacttttactgtatataatattcaattcaaaGCCATCAATCATGACTCTCTGATGgcttttacttttctttttctattttggtcTTTGTGTGTAATATCAAGACTTTTCATCAACTCTCTACCCTCATTATTCAattatgagaattttttttaatattagtatattattGGGTATGTATACcccttttaattttgaaattatcaaaatttcctttccatatttacaatattactTATCACCCCATTAAATTTGGCAATGATACTTTATTTTAGAaacatcaaacataatttttctatacgTATCTAATTCTGGAAGGAAGGTAATTGCAATCTTtttaataggaaaaattaaGAGGGGTCATTTATGAGGGAAAAAATGTAGTTTTCAGTTCTATAATTTATGTCGGGggatatttttagttatacaCAAATTGATTTTAACAGTTTAGTTCGGTAACTttaaatgacaattttaatattttttggctaattgaaccaaaaaattgcatgtgatttGACTTGCGAACGacctaattaaatttcaagttaCAGAAAtagattaagaaaaaatatttgtataggaccaaaatactatctctaaattacaaataatttgttcattgtaatttcataagggtagtagtatatataattagtaattgCATTAATTCTTCATGTAAATCATTATAGTTTactccaataattaataaatagaaagaTCATTTAGAAATTTAGTGGTTAATGTAAGATGCTTTTTAACTCGAATAATTAGAGAAAagttttttctaatttaaaaacaattaaaaaattaatgtaatttatactTAAACAACTCTCATGATGAGAAGCTTGTACGTAGTTATCATTAATTCTAATAATAGAATCTTGATTAGATAATCCGGATATAAAGTCACTGTCAAAAGTTGAAACATAATATCACAAGTTTATTTGGGTTGATTTAGTGGTCCAATTGtgacattttatttatgtaaaaaatagcATTTCCTAACACAAGTTTAATGAAACAGAAACCTGAGAAAACTGAAGTACATAAGAAAGTTCCACCAGTTTGATCTACACTTCAAGAGACACTGCGAGGAGGGAAAGCTACCAAACTATGTAGTAATAGAACAAAGATACTTCGAGACAAAGCTGGTACCAGGAAACGATGATCACCCGCCCCACGACATCTCAGAGGGTCAGAAATTCGTCAAGGAAATCTATGAAGCTTTGAGATCAAGTCCTCAGTGGAACGAGATCTTGTTCGTGATTATATACGATGAGCATGGGGGATTTTATGATCATGTGCCACCTCCTGTCACGGGGGTTCCTAGTCCGGACGACATCGTTGGTCCTGAACCGTATAAGTTCAAATTTGATGGCCTTGGTGTTAGGGTTCCTGCCATCTTGGTGTCTCCTTGGATTGAACCTGGAACAGGTGGGCAAGAATGCTAGCTGTTTTACTAGGAGGTTGTAGTGGTTGTGTTcgaatatatattagaatttataactaatagtatttgatgaaaatgcaGTGCTGCATGGGCCTTCTGGACCATATCCAACCTCGGAATTTGAGCATTCCTCAATTCCAGCAACTGTCAAGAAGATTTTCAATCTTAAAGAGTTCTTGACCAAACGTGACGCTTGGGCAGGCACGTTTGAATGTGTCTTGAACAGGACCAGTCCCAGAACAGATTGTCCAGGTAAAATTTTCAGATTTACGTATACATGACCCCTGAACTATGGCCACATTAGACAAACATGCACCTCGTATTAATCATACTTTCATCATACGCATCCACTctggatgaattttttattacactgATGCTTCTCTAGTACAATgaggaaattttaatttctcgCATAATCATGGGGCCGGGGtagttatgtaattttaccATATCTAAAAGGCCTACACCTGTCGATTGGCGACAATATCCAAATTCAGGCCcattagataattattacCTAAATTCCAACccaatattattacataaacatTAGACCCCAGATCCACTGAAATAAATAGATACCACCCATCCATTGACAAACCTAAAAAGGCCTTTCTTTATAAGCAAATGTCAACTGTTCTGGACAAAGAGTCGTGATTGTTCATGAATGATCGATGTTGCAGTGTCTCTGCCAGAACCGGTGAAAATGAGGGAAATAGAAGCAAATTATGAAGATGCAAAGCTGAGTGAATTTCAAGAAGAGCTGGTGCAGTTGTGTGCAGTGTTGAAAGGGGAGCATGCACAAGACCATTTTCCTCACAGAATAGTGCAAGACATGAAAGTCTTGCAGGCGGTTGAGTATGTCGGAGGCGCATTTCAGAAGTTCATGGATGATTGCGACAATGCCATCAGAAACGGAGCTGACGAGTCCCATATTGTCTGCAGTCTTGCACCTCATCAACCAAAAAGACGTGTTTCCAGATCGTTTGCAAGAAAACTATGTTCGTGCTTGACTTGTGGCGCATAACTAGCTACCTTCTTCACTACATGGACAGGCAGTTTGGAATTTGTTGTATGTCTTGTATTTGTTGGATTCTCGATCTGATGCGAGAATCTGCACGTGCAATTTCTTAATTTGTACAATGATGAACGTCgcatctgaattttttttaatataaattatgtttgattGATCAAATCAATCGTATCATAAATGTAATAcacttatattataattaataatttttctgaaacaatacatttattatataattggttaGATCTCGTCAAATTAGATTGAGTTACAATTTCTACGTGTAATTAAGTAGACGAACCTTCCCAACTTTCCATCTTCTACtctatttaatatacaatgtcatatatatgaaaataatactatataatttatttagagaataacttattatgtatatattgaatgaagcataaaataaaataatatttaaaaaaaaatcaatttacgAGATGCAAGCggtatgtaatattttttaatattaaacatatagaATAATGACCCTTCTAGAACAGAATATTCCAAACTCCTAAGTATACATCCCTTacgaaaaataataatgcCCACAATTTTCCATATTATAAGTTACATGGATCCAGACAACAGCGGTTTGGTTGTGGCGCACAAGAAATATCATGTCTTTCGTTAATTTTGAAGGAACAACGCGGAGAATACAACgatcactatatatatttacattactaatatatatatatatatataattccatatccttaatttaaaaaatgcatcTTGGTTTGTACAACATtgactttatattatttgaataaaatgtcTCCATACCATTATTTCAATATAAGCAATTCAGTGCGGACATTACAATATTGAatgcttctttttccttattgagaaaaatgtggaaataattaaagtgaaaatggTGATGATTATTGGCCCCCTTTTTCGTTGTCAGATGTATTTCACACGCTTAGTATATGCTTTTATTCATCCGCATAATTATAGTCCACATTCAATCTGTATAATGCCTggatttatcatatatatatatataattacattttattttaatttcataatttagatCATTTGATGTTTTCGTCCTTTACCTTTCCAAAATAATGTTTTGATCCtgcatctttttaattttcgtaaTTTCAATCTTCTTTTCACCGGAGTTCACCTCCATCGGTGAAtgaaaaaatgattgaaatcatgaaaattaaaaaaatattggattaAAATACTACTCTAAATgatcaaataacaaaaatatttaaaaaattaccaaaacttTAAAGATCACCTAAGTTGCATGCATATGCAttactatataataaaatcaactagtgcattaaaatgaaatactaTATACGAATTTAAGGAacgaagaagaaaaagaaaaagccccaaatatttgtgttggatcaatctttcaattatttaatttgggaAAAATTTCGATCAAatccaatattttcaattacgAACAGTTTATGTTAATCAACTTAACAGTTATAAGATcccaatttcattaattaaattaaatttgataggGTCATGCGTACGTACATTCTTATAGGACAATACTTGTCGACATCAAACCTTCCCTTGCACAAATTATTCAGTTACACAAGTAACAACGACAAGATAAATTTTCGGAAAATCCcatagaaaataaatctaaacacATACATTGATCGTGGGTATCAAAATTAGTGCTCGTTACCTATAAGCAAGCGTTAATTAGACGTGAGAAATGAACCAAAATATTCTCTAACTTggtatatagatatatatatttatacgtaAGTTTTTTCCAAGATCAAAACTATCCCTATAAACAAGCTTATAAGCAAAGTACCCCAACAAACCTAACAACCCCAAAAATCATCTCCACCAACACAAAACCCCGAAACAAGAAAGAATCAAGGATCAAAACAATGGCTTCAGAGACAACCTCAAACCCTAATTTCCCCATCAAAACAGTAGTTGTCCTAGTCCAAGAAAACCGCTCCTTCGATCACATGTTGGGTTGGATGAAAACCCTAAACCCAGAAATCGACGGCGTCACAGGATCCGAATCAAACCCACTGTCCACCGCAGACCCTACCTCGAAGCGGGTTTTCTATGGTGACGGGTCGCTCTACGTGGACCCGGATCCGGGACACTCCATCCAGGACATCTTCGAGCAAATATTTGGTGTTCCATGGAGCCAAGACTCAGCCGCCAAAGAGCCCAACATGCAAGGGTTCGCTCAGAATGCggagaggaaaagaaatgGGATGTCGGATACGGTCATGAACGGGTTCAAACCCGAGGCCATACCCGTTTACAGGGAGCTGGTCACAGAGTTCGCCGTATGTGACCGGTGGTTCGCGGCGGTGCCGGCGTCGACGCAGCCGAACAGGTTGTTTGTGCATTCCGGCACCTCCTACGGCGCTACGAGCAATGACCGTAAGCTGTTGATCGAAGGGTACCCTCAGAAGACTATATTTGAATCCTTAGAAGAAGCGGGTTGTACCTTTGGCATATACTATCAGTACCCTCCAGCCACACTTTTCTACAAGTAATGGTGATCAATCAATCATTAATTTCTCTgtcagaagaaaaagaataatagaaaaaagcaatcattaatttctttaaaaatattttttagttatctaattttaattagttttatttttcttcaaaaaatcaaaacaactAGTATAtccaaaaacatattttatatacattataaaCTATGTTTTTGGATATACTagtcatttcaatttttggattgtataatacaaatatatatatatatatgagatgaaaatatgtttttggATATTGTGTAATACGTATGTATGAAATGAAACACTAATCCACTGTTGAGGGTCCGCACTtccctatatttatattatatatatgtcgctcgaataaatatatatattttttaaaagtgtatagataatatgaatttttacatACATACGTATATATTTGGGATCAAACTTCTAGCTAGGCCACTAATTAAGACATGGTTTGGTTGGAAAAATTTGGTTTTCTTGGCAGGAACCTGAGAAAATTGAAGTACGTATTAAACAATTTCCACCAGTTTGATCTTCATTTCAAGAGGCACTGCAAGGAAGGAAAGTTACCTAACTATGTGGTGGTCGAACAACGTTATTTCGACCTGAAATTATTGCCCGGGAACGACGATCACCCGTCTCATGATGTCTTTGAAGGCCAGAAATTTGTCAAGAAAGTCTATGAAGCATTGAGGTCTAGTCCTCAATGGAAT encodes:
- the LOC105168143 gene encoding non-specific phospholipase C3; translation: MPENTTEYPIKTVVVLVQENRSFDHVLGWMKSINPDIDGVTGKESNPISTSERIHYSDKSGFVEPDPGHSFEATYEQIYGVPWDQASASGHNLSPTMEGFAQQAESIQKGMANIVMNGFRPESVPVYKELVQEFAVCDRWFSSAPTLTQPNRLFIHSGTSYGATANDTKMLVEGYPQKTIFESVEEGGFEFGIYYQYPPSTLFYRNLRKLKYIRKFHQFDLHFKRHCEEGKLPNYVVIEQRYFETKLVPGNDDHPPHDISEGQKFVKEIYEALRSSPQWNEILFVIIYDEHGGFYDHVPPPVTGVPSPDDIVGPEPYKFKFDGLGVRVPAILVSPWIEPGTVLHGPSGPYPTSEFEHSSIPATVKKIFNLKEFLTKRDAWAGTFECVLNRTSPRTDCPVSLPEPVKMREIEANYEDAKLSEFQEELVQLCAVLKGEHAQDHFPHRIVQDMKVLQAVEYVGGAFQKFMDDCDNAIRNGADESHIVCSLAPHQPKRRVSRSFARKLCSCLTCGA
- the LOC105168153 gene encoding non-specific phospholipase C4, whose product is MASETTSNPNFPIKTVVVLVQENRSFDHMLGWMKTLNPEIDGVTGSESNPLSTADPTSKRVFYGDGSLYVDPDPGHSIQDIFEQIFGVPWSQDSAAKEPNMQGFAQNAERKRNGMSDTVMNGFKPEAIPVYRELVTEFAVCDRWFAAVPASTQPNRLFVHSGTSYGATSNDRKLLIEGYPQKTIFESLEEAGCTFGIYYQYPPATLFYKNLRKLKYVLNNFHQFDLHFKRHCKEGKLPNYVVVEQRYFDLKLLPGNDDHPSHDVFEGQKFVKKVYEALRSSPQWNEMLFIIIYDEHGGFFDHVPTPVTGVPSPDGIVGPEPYNFRFDRLGVRVPTIMISPWIEKGAVLHGPSGPHPTSEFEHSSIPATIKKIFNLKEFLTKRDAWAGTFETVISRKSPRTDCPETLPEPVKLREDEAKDEAKLSEFQEELVQMAASLCGDHRKEGFPHKLVENMTASDGVEYVKGAFQKFLDECEKARRNGADGSTICIPPVDSSTSTAVDAPSPKSKSFASKLFSCIVCSGN